One stretch of Pandoraea oxalativorans DNA includes these proteins:
- a CDS encoding FecR domain-containing protein — protein sequence MSRPMPSDRSAATPLPEAITLAATEWFVRLQAVGTHDNADTDTHTAWQRWYEADARHALAWQRLVDFGAHLRTIPPLVAHNTLVCANANQGRRRMLGLIAVAGVTGALWSASDSNTLRVWRADLSTGVGERRTVQLADGTVLALNTDSAVDMHFSQDVRRLRLVRGEIAITTGADADHGHRPFFVDTAQGSLQALGTRFAVRQHDESAAVAVMEGAVRVVAANAADAAIVLTAGQGATFDDTALRSRFDDVGVANAAAAWTQGMLVVHAMPLGAFLAELGRYRRGHLGCAPEIARLPVSGIYPVDDTDRVLDMLSRALPVDVQRYTRWFVRVQPGARSPTEVLPRRAIGVDRTHT from the coding sequence ATGAGCCGCCCGATGCCCTCCGACCGGAGCGCCGCCACGCCGCTGCCGGAAGCCATCACGCTTGCGGCCACCGAATGGTTCGTCCGCCTGCAAGCGGTCGGAACCCATGACAATGCGGACACCGACACGCACACCGCCTGGCAACGCTGGTACGAAGCCGACGCGCGACACGCGCTCGCGTGGCAGCGTCTGGTGGACTTCGGCGCGCATCTTCGGACAATCCCTCCGCTCGTTGCACACAACACGCTGGTGTGCGCCAATGCCAATCAGGGCCGACGCCGCATGCTCGGCCTCATCGCTGTCGCGGGTGTGACGGGCGCGCTCTGGTCGGCCAGCGACTCGAACACCCTGCGCGTCTGGCGTGCCGACCTGAGTACCGGGGTCGGCGAGCGCCGCACCGTGCAGCTTGCCGATGGCACCGTCCTCGCGCTCAACACCGATTCCGCCGTCGACATGCATTTCTCGCAGGACGTGCGTCGTCTGCGGCTCGTGCGCGGGGAAATCGCCATCACTACCGGTGCTGACGCCGATCACGGGCATCGCCCGTTCTTCGTCGACACCGCGCAAGGCAGTCTTCAGGCGCTCGGCACGCGTTTCGCGGTCCGTCAGCACGACGAGAGCGCCGCCGTGGCCGTCATGGAAGGCGCGGTGCGCGTGGTCGCGGCCAACGCGGCCGACGCCGCCATCGTGCTGACAGCCGGGCAAGGGGCCACCTTCGACGACACGGCCCTGCGCTCGCGCTTCGACGATGTCGGCGTCGCGAACGCCGCCGCCGCGTGGACGCAAGGGATGCTCGTTGTGCATGCCATGCCGCTCGGCGCGTTCCTCGCCGAACTGGGTCGTTATCGACGCGGGCATCTCGGCTGCGCGCCGGAGATCGCCCGCTTGCCGGTATCGGGCATCTATCCGGTCGACGACACCGATCGCGTGCTCGACATGCTCTCGCGCGCCTTGCCCGTCGACGTGCAGCGCTACACGCGCTGGTTCGTTCGCGTTCAACCGGGCGCCCGGTCACCCACCGAAGTGCTTCCGCGCCGCGCCATCGGCGTCGACCGCACGCACACCTGA
- a CDS encoding metal/formaldehyde-sensitive transcriptional repressor, translated as MHTIRDKNKLLARVRRIQGQTQALERQLTQEDDCVEILQQIAAIRGAINGLMGAVIEGHFVDHVINEPDQAQREAELAPLLHVIKAYLK; from the coding sequence GTGCACACGATCCGGGACAAGAACAAGTTGTTAGCGCGCGTGCGCCGCATTCAGGGGCAGACGCAGGCATTGGAGCGTCAGTTGACGCAGGAGGACGACTGCGTCGAGATCCTCCAGCAGATCGCTGCCATTCGCGGCGCGATCAACGGACTGATGGGCGCGGTGATCGAGGGTCATTTCGTCGATCACGTCATTAACGAACCCGATCAGGCGCAGCGGGAAGCCGAACTGGCGCCCTTGCTTCACGTCATCAAGGCCTACCTGAAATGA
- the prpR gene encoding propionate catabolism operon regulatory protein PrpR — protein sequence MPPSHSDAVPPRHVTPAPLDPRARRPGIALVSISRLQTLCETVAPRYTDRARFYSVREGYGAAVTALQSYVESGAVDVVLAAGSNGAYLRENLSVPVVTVKVNGFDVLSAITRATTTWPDQPLGLVLHETVSRELDDLGQLLKIQIRQRAYRSVDEVQDAVDTLAAQGCKVIIGPGMACDFAQEAGLEHVFLYSLGAVEEAFERSVELARVSREKESKRMRLNTIVAHMRDGVAAFDDNGQLEAVNPAMFTLLGVDAERVATHGARQFELTRKLGPLLRELSDDGVAVEERLAHIDGRAFITSCVPIYEHGMRSGAVVTVQDAQMAQRIDRSLRTTQRPKHLVAKHELAELVGDSPQIEKVRRLARAGAAHDATVLLTGESGTGKELVAQGIHNASARRGNPFVAFNCAALPEGLIESELFGHDEGAFTGARRGGKAGLFEIAHTGTIFLDEIGEMPAAMQSRLLRVLQEREVMRLGSGRPVPVDVRVIAATHRDLNALVAEGRFRADLYFRLNLLQVTLPALRERRDDIRLLAQTLLARNAAHYGLDARASKPILDVLTPLFDRYDWPGNVRELENLLARAAIYLDTDVARHAQTLHEVFPELARLGTQKRGGDGPSPTSPDAAAREAVTRDAALAALQAAAGNRAAAARALGIGRTTFWRLMKAGG from the coding sequence ATGCCCCCCAGCCATTCCGACGCGGTGCCGCCGCGCCACGTCACGCCCGCGCCGCTCGATCCTCGTGCTCGTCGCCCGGGCATCGCCCTCGTGAGCATCAGCCGTTTGCAAACCCTTTGCGAGACGGTCGCGCCGCGTTACACCGACCGCGCGCGCTTCTACTCCGTACGCGAAGGCTACGGTGCGGCGGTCACGGCGTTGCAGTCGTATGTGGAGTCGGGCGCGGTCGACGTCGTACTCGCCGCCGGGTCGAACGGCGCGTATCTGCGCGAGAACCTCTCGGTGCCAGTCGTGACGGTGAAGGTCAACGGCTTCGACGTGCTCAGCGCCATCACACGTGCGACGACGACATGGCCCGACCAGCCGCTCGGTCTCGTGCTGCACGAAACCGTCTCGCGCGAGCTGGACGACCTCGGGCAATTGCTCAAGATCCAGATTCGTCAGCGCGCGTATCGCTCCGTCGACGAGGTACAGGACGCCGTCGACACGCTGGCCGCGCAAGGCTGCAAGGTCATCATCGGCCCCGGCATGGCGTGCGACTTCGCGCAGGAGGCGGGGCTGGAGCACGTCTTCCTCTATTCGCTCGGCGCGGTGGAAGAAGCCTTCGAGCGGTCGGTGGAACTCGCACGCGTGAGCCGCGAGAAAGAGTCGAAACGCATGCGTCTGAACACCATCGTGGCGCACATGCGCGACGGCGTCGCGGCGTTCGACGACAACGGTCAGCTCGAAGCGGTGAATCCGGCGATGTTCACGCTGTTGGGTGTCGACGCCGAGCGGGTCGCCACGCACGGCGCGCGCCAGTTCGAACTCACACGCAAGCTCGGGCCGCTGCTTCGTGAGTTGTCGGACGATGGCGTTGCCGTCGAGGAGCGGCTCGCGCATATCGACGGCCGTGCGTTCATCACGAGTTGCGTGCCGATCTACGAACACGGCATGCGCTCGGGGGCGGTGGTCACCGTGCAGGACGCCCAGATGGCGCAGCGCATCGACCGGTCGCTTCGCACGACGCAGCGCCCGAAGCATCTCGTAGCGAAGCATGAGCTTGCCGAACTGGTCGGCGACTCGCCGCAGATCGAGAAGGTGCGCCGTCTCGCCCGCGCGGGGGCCGCGCACGACGCGACGGTGCTGCTCACGGGCGAGAGCGGCACCGGGAAGGAACTGGTGGCGCAGGGGATTCACAACGCCAGCGCGCGACGCGGCAATCCGTTCGTCGCCTTCAACTGTGCGGCGTTACCGGAGGGATTGATCGAGAGCGAGTTGTTCGGGCACGACGAGGGGGCTTTCACGGGCGCGCGTCGCGGCGGCAAGGCCGGGTTGTTCGAGATCGCGCACACGGGGACCATCTTTCTCGACGAGATTGGCGAGATGCCAGCGGCGATGCAAAGCCGTTTGCTGCGTGTGTTGCAGGAGCGCGAGGTGATGCGGCTGGGGTCGGGGCGGCCGGTACCGGTGGACGTGCGTGTGATCGCCGCCACGCATCGCGATCTCAACGCGCTGGTCGCCGAGGGACGCTTCCGTGCCGATCTCTACTTCCGTCTGAATCTTCTGCAAGTGACGCTGCCTGCGCTGCGCGAGCGGCGCGACGACATTCGTCTGCTCGCGCAGACATTGCTCGCGCGAAACGCTGCGCATTACGGGTTGGACGCGCGGGCGTCGAAGCCCATTCTCGACGTGCTCACACCGCTGTTCGATCGCTACGACTGGCCGGGGAACGTGCGCGAACTGGAGAATCTGTTGGCCCGTGCGGCCATCTATCTCGATACCGATGTCGCGCGTCACGCACAGACGCTTCACGAAGTGTTTCCCGAGTTGGCGCGATTGGGCACGCAAAAGCGCGGGGGCGATGGTCCGTCGCCGACATCGCCGGACGCCGCCGCACGTGAAGCCGTCACGCGCGACGCCGCCCTTGCCGCCTTGCAAGCCGCCGCCGGCAACCGCGCCGCCGCCGCCCGCGCGCTGGGCATCGGTCGCACGACGTTCTGGCGATTGATGAAAGCAGGCGGCTGA
- a CDS encoding ABC transporter ATP-binding protein, with protein sequence MSDAISQEPLLRFEGLTRRFDDFTLFEHLRFSAGPGCFALRDEGGGGKTTLLGMLAGTVDAGNGKVWIDGRSMQSDPDAAKAALAVVPFDCMTAPMQTGRGFLEQRAAQRRVSVSADVLDLAERFSLTPHMEKRFEQMSTGTRRKFYLTAILFGAPRVILADEPTGGLDGPSRAVLIDLFTALGKDRCILFPTHDDEFADGCHATALNFPDSLMR encoded by the coding sequence ATGAGCGACGCCATCTCTCAGGAACCGCTGCTGCGCTTCGAAGGGCTTACCCGACGTTTCGACGATTTCACCCTTTTCGAGCATCTGCGTTTCAGCGCCGGTCCCGGCTGCTTCGCATTGCGCGACGAAGGCGGGGGTGGCAAGACCACGCTGCTCGGCATGCTCGCAGGCACGGTGGATGCAGGGAATGGAAAGGTATGGATCGACGGACGTTCGATGCAGAGCGATCCCGACGCCGCAAAGGCCGCGTTGGCCGTCGTGCCGTTCGATTGCATGACGGCACCCATGCAAACGGGCCGAGGCTTTCTTGAGCAACGGGCGGCACAGCGCCGGGTGAGCGTGAGCGCAGACGTCCTCGATCTCGCTGAGCGCTTCAGCCTGACGCCGCACATGGAAAAGCGCTTCGAGCAGATGTCGACGGGTACACGTCGCAAGTTCTATCTGACGGCGATATTGTTCGGCGCACCGCGTGTCATCTTGGCAGACGAACCCACCGGGGGCCTCGACGGTCCTTCACGCGCCGTGCTCATCGATTTGTTCACAGCACTCGGCAAAGATCGCTGCATCCTCTTCCCGACGCATGACGATGAGTTCGCCGACGGCTGCCATGCCACCGCACTGAACTTCCCCGACTCTCTCATGCGATAA
- a CDS encoding methyl-accepting chemotaxis protein, with the protein MKVTSLRTRILLITCLTVVGALILSGVTTYVIVRDSMMSSIEHTLSAVANGNAGTVERWAADKAQAVVATSQVVEKGDPTGLVKLMGKTNDFPITSIGWSDKTFFSTAPTPADYDPTARPWYKSAVAAGKLTVTKPYGDSSTGIPYVAFTAPLVRDGQTTGAISGAVALTGVQDIIKAVHPTPSSLALVVASDGQVIAHPDSKYSLKPSTDVSAALTADSLPGMAADGAAPVSMELSGAVKLLKARRIPGTDWYLVVALDRAEATSGLTHVLTATIVTLVVLTLVALLIASIFTSRAFKRLSIVRDAMDTIGSGDGDMTQRLDVTGHDEVAQISKSFNAFVDKISSVMLDVRTGVSSMTSATSEIEMGNRDLSQRTEASAGSLQETSSALTELTSSVKQTADTAEHATRLANDASAAAARGGQVVTDAVGTMAAITQSSERITEIISVIDGIAFQTNILALNAAVEAARAGEQGRGFAVVAGEVRTLAQRSAAAAQEIKGLIETSVQNVKSGTERVQAAGTTMHEIVDGITRVQRLVSEIHGAMTEQSAGISQIDRSVSEMDQATQQNAALVEESAAASAMLSEQARMLAETVARFRLRDGHGMDSHGFGGAHAPALTVVGASQRLAA; encoded by the coding sequence ATGAAAGTCACTTCGTTGCGAACCCGGATTCTGCTCATCACCTGTCTGACGGTCGTGGGCGCACTGATCCTCTCAGGCGTTACGACCTACGTGATCGTGCGCGACAGCATGATGTCCAGTATCGAGCACACGCTCTCGGCCGTGGCCAACGGCAACGCAGGCACCGTCGAGCGCTGGGCGGCCGACAAGGCGCAGGCGGTCGTCGCCACGTCGCAAGTGGTGGAAAAGGGTGACCCCACCGGTCTCGTGAAGCTCATGGGCAAGACCAACGACTTCCCGATCACCAGCATCGGCTGGTCGGACAAGACGTTCTTCTCCACCGCGCCCACCCCGGCGGACTACGATCCGACGGCTCGCCCCTGGTACAAGAGCGCGGTCGCGGCCGGTAAGCTGACCGTCACCAAGCCATACGGCGATTCGTCGACGGGCATTCCTTATGTGGCCTTCACCGCGCCGCTCGTGCGCGACGGCCAGACGACCGGTGCGATCAGCGGCGCTGTGGCGCTCACCGGCGTGCAGGACATCATCAAGGCCGTGCACCCCACACCGTCGAGCCTCGCGCTGGTCGTCGCCAGCGACGGTCAGGTGATCGCTCACCCGGACAGCAAGTACTCGCTCAAACCGTCCACCGACGTCAGCGCCGCGCTGACCGCCGACTCGCTGCCGGGCATGGCTGCCGACGGCGCGGCACCGGTCTCGATGGAACTGTCCGGCGCGGTCAAGCTGCTCAAGGCCAGGCGCATTCCCGGCACGGACTGGTATCTGGTGGTCGCGCTCGACCGCGCGGAAGCCACGTCGGGTCTCACGCACGTGCTCACGGCCACCATCGTCACGCTGGTGGTGCTCACGCTCGTCGCGCTGCTGATTGCCTCGATCTTCACCTCGCGCGCCTTCAAGCGCCTGTCGATCGTGCGCGATGCAATGGACACCATCGGCTCGGGCGACGGCGACATGACCCAGCGTCTGGACGTCACCGGTCATGACGAAGTCGCGCAGATCTCGAAGTCGTTCAACGCCTTCGTCGACAAGATTAGCTCGGTCATGCTCGACGTGCGCACCGGCGTGTCGTCGATGACGTCGGCCACGAGCGAGATCGAAATGGGCAACCGCGATCTGTCGCAGCGGACCGAGGCATCGGCCGGGTCGTTGCAGGAGACGTCGTCCGCGCTCACGGAACTGACGTCGAGCGTCAAGCAGACGGCCGACACCGCCGAGCATGCAACGCGGCTGGCCAACGACGCGAGCGCCGCCGCCGCACGCGGGGGCCAGGTCGTGACCGACGCCGTGGGCACGATGGCCGCCATCACGCAGTCGTCGGAACGCATTACGGAAATCATCAGCGTGATCGACGGCATCGCCTTCCAGACGAACATCTTGGCACTCAACGCCGCCGTGGAAGCGGCGCGGGCGGGCGAGCAGGGCCGTGGCTTTGCCGTGGTCGCCGGCGAAGTGCGTACGCTGGCACAACGCAGCGCAGCCGCCGCACAGGAAATCAAGGGCCTGATCGAGACGTCCGTGCAGAACGTGAAGAGCGGCACGGAACGCGTGCAGGCGGCCGGCACGACGATGCATGAGATCGTCGACGGCATCACTCGGGTCCAGCGTCTGGTGAGCGAGATTCACGGCGCGATGACCGAGCAAAGCGCGGGCATCAGCCAGATCGACCGGTCGGTGTCGGAGATGGATCAGGCGACGCAACAAAACGCCGCGCTGGTGGAAGAGTCCGCAGCCGCGTCGGCCATGCTCAGCGAACAGGCGCGCATGCTCGCGGAGACGGTGGCCCGCTTCCGTCTGCGCGACGGACACGGCATGGATTCGCACGGCTTTGGCGGTGCGCACGCGCCAGCGCTGACGGTGGTCGGCGCCTCGCAACGGCTGGCGGCGTGA
- a CDS encoding ISL3 family transposase: MEWPEGTGRTLSIYLKPTAKVMLCEQCGARCRQVHETTVRRVRDLPLFEYRVVLHVPRRRLLCEQCGGPRLERLTWLGRYQRVTDRLAAACSQLLQSSNVQAVARFFELGWHTVKTLDKARLRASVREPDWSRIEYLAMDEFALHKGHRYATVVVDPISRQVLWIGPGRSRETARAFFEQLPRGVAQRIKAVAIDMTTAYELEIQAHCPRAEIVYDLFHVVAKYGREVIDRVRVDQANQLRQDRPARRVIKSSRWLLLRNRDKLDRQQAVRLDELLQANQPLLTVYVLRDELKRLWFYRRPAWAKQAWHHWCEQAEQSGIAPLNTFAQRLKGYLHGILARCRHRLNTSIVEGINNTIKVIKRRAYGYRDQEYFFLKIRAAFPGNAQ, from the coding sequence GTGGAGTGGCCCGAGGGCACAGGGCGCACGCTGTCGATCTATTTGAAGCCAACCGCCAAGGTGATGCTGTGCGAGCAGTGCGGCGCACGATGTCGCCAGGTCCATGAGACCACGGTGCGCCGGGTGCGAGATCTGCCGTTATTTGAGTACCGGGTTGTTCTTCATGTTCCACGCCGGCGCTTGTTGTGTGAGCAATGCGGTGGCCCGCGCCTGGAGCGGCTTACTTGGCTGGGTCGCTACCAGCGGGTGACGGATCGGCTTGCGGCGGCCTGCAGCCAATTGCTGCAATCGAGCAACGTGCAGGCGGTGGCGAGGTTCTTCGAGCTGGGTTGGCATACCGTCAAGACGCTGGACAAGGCCCGGCTCCGAGCGTCAGTGCGCGAACCGGATTGGTCCAGGATCGAGTATTTAGCGATGGACGAGTTCGCCCTGCATAAAGGGCATCGGTACGCGACGGTAGTCGTCGATCCGATCAGCAGGCAGGTGCTGTGGATCGGCCCAGGACGCTCACGCGAGACGGCTCGGGCGTTCTTCGAGCAATTGCCGCGTGGGGTCGCCCAACGCATCAAGGCCGTAGCCATCGACATGACTACGGCCTACGAGTTAGAAATCCAGGCCCACTGCCCACGGGCGGAGATCGTCTATGACTTGTTCCATGTCGTGGCCAAGTACGGACGAGAGGTCATTGATCGGGTGCGCGTGGATCAGGCCAACCAACTGCGCCAGGACCGTCCCGCGCGCCGGGTCATCAAATCGAGCCGCTGGCTGTTATTGCGCAACCGCGACAAGCTAGACCGGCAGCAGGCCGTCCGGCTCGACGAATTGCTGCAAGCCAACCAGCCGCTGCTGACGGTCTATGTCCTGAGGGACGAACTCAAGCGGCTCTGGTTCTACCGAAGACCTGCCTGGGCAAAACAAGCCTGGCACCACTGGTGCGAGCAGGCCGAGCAAAGCGGAATAGCCCCCTTGAACACCTTCGCTCAGCGTCTGAAAGGCTATCTGCATGGCATCCTGGCCAGATGCCGACATCGTCTAAACACCAGCATCGTTGAGGGCATTAACAACACTATCAAGGTCATTAAGCGGCGCGCCTACGGCTACCGAGACCAGGAATACTTCTTCCTCAAAATCCGCGCCGCCTTCCCCGGTAATGCTCAATGA
- a CDS encoding low affinity iron permease family protein: MNGKWFSKFSSYLSTLTGRPPTFVLAVALVLLWAVTGPLFDYSDTWQLVINTSTTIVTFLMVFLIQNTQNRDTAAMHIKLDELIRAMEGAHNALLDLEELDEKELTRFRSRYEALANEARLALRQGNPDTDSPFIDERTHDDDDPDAKSSTFQQPK, encoded by the coding sequence ATGAACGGCAAATGGTTTTCGAAGTTTTCGAGCTACCTTTCAACGCTGACCGGGCGGCCGCCCACCTTTGTGCTGGCAGTCGCGCTGGTACTGCTCTGGGCGGTCACCGGCCCGCTGTTCGATTACAGCGACACCTGGCAACTGGTCATTAACACGTCGACCACCATCGTCACCTTCCTGATGGTCTTCCTCATACAGAACACGCAAAACCGCGACACAGCGGCCATGCACATCAAGCTCGATGAGCTGATTCGCGCGATGGAGGGCGCACACAACGCCTTGCTCGATCTCGAAGAACTCGACGAAAAGGAACTGACTCGTTTCCGCAGCCGCTATGAAGCGCTCGCGAACGAGGCCCGCCTCGCGTTGCGGCAGGGAAATCCCGATACCGATTCGCCGTTCATCGACGAAAGGACGCACGACGACGATGACCCGGACGCAAAGTCGTCGACGTTTCAACAACCGAAATGA
- a CDS encoding nickel/cobalt efflux protein RcnA — MTEFSTLLQQGNAWLFIPSAILLGALHGLEPGHSKTMMAAFIVAIRGTIGQAVLLGLSATVSHTAVVWLVAMAGLYFGRNWNADATESYFQVASGVLILIVAGWMLWRTWRDNREAKAHSHGHDVHDDHHDHDHGHDHGHRHDRPAKALTRGSPVVSVGSSEYQDAHERAHARDIEKRFAGREVTTGQIVMFGLTGGLVPCPASITVLLLCLQLKRFALGAGLVLCFSIGLALTMVASGTVAALSVRHVSKRWSGFGEFARKAPYLSGAVIVLVGVYVIYQGASHMLLNV, encoded by the coding sequence ATGACCGAATTCTCGACCCTTCTCCAGCAAGGCAATGCCTGGCTTTTCATTCCGAGCGCCATCCTGCTCGGCGCGCTGCACGGCCTTGAACCGGGGCATTCGAAGACCATGATGGCAGCGTTCATCGTGGCGATTCGCGGCACGATCGGGCAGGCGGTGCTGCTCGGGTTGTCGGCGACGGTCTCGCATACGGCTGTGGTGTGGCTTGTAGCGATGGCGGGGCTGTACTTCGGACGCAACTGGAACGCCGACGCGACCGAGTCGTACTTTCAGGTGGCTTCGGGAGTGTTGATCCTCATCGTGGCGGGATGGATGCTGTGGCGCACGTGGCGCGATAACCGCGAAGCGAAAGCGCATTCGCATGGCCACGACGTGCACGACGACCATCACGACCACGACCACGGTCACGATCATGGCCATCGTCACGATCGTCCGGCGAAGGCGCTAACGCGCGGGAGTCCGGTGGTGTCCGTCGGATCGAGCGAGTATCAGGACGCCCACGAACGCGCACATGCGCGCGACATCGAAAAGCGCTTTGCCGGACGCGAGGTGACCACAGGCCAGATCGTCATGTTCGGTCTCACGGGCGGGCTGGTGCCCTGCCCCGCGTCCATCACGGTGCTGCTGCTGTGCCTGCAACTCAAACGCTTCGCGCTGGGTGCCGGATTGGTGCTGTGCTTTAGCATCGGGCTCGCGCTGACGATGGTCGCCTCCGGCACGGTGGCGGCACTCAGTGTGCGCCATGTGTCGAAGCGGTGGAGCGGGTTCGGCGAATTCGCACGCAAAGCACCGTATCTCTCGGGTGCGGTGATCGTGCTGGTCGGTGTGTACGTCATCTATCAGGGCGCGTCGCACATGCTTCTCAACGTCTAA
- a CDS encoding MFS transporter, translating into MTPPSDSLAARQPHSRNATATTARAPVKIGSIVGGLAGNLIEWYDFLAYSIFSIYFAKAFFPGDNPTVQLMNTAAIAAVGYVARPLGSWLIGLYADRRGRKAALTGSVLAMSVGSMMIALTPGYATIGIFAPIVLIAARLLQGLSMGGEYGTSATYLSEVAPENRKGFFLGFLQVSVVAGQLVALGLMLVMQRWLLTAEQIEHWGWRIPFVLGGVLALFALYMRRNVTESEAFVDSAKKRETSIAREVFAHWRQILLAIGITIGGTVAFYTFTVYMQKFLVNSVGLTKETSTFVSTLALLLYMPLQPLFGLLSDVIGRRKVLMIFGVSTTLFSVPLFTALSHTKDPLVAFALSFAGLVMLSGFTSVHMLAKTELFPPRIRALAVGFPYALTTAILGGTTEFVALRFKASGHESYFYWYVTICAAISLVVYLKMPETRGRKFD; encoded by the coding sequence GTGACGCCCCCCTCGGATTCCCTCGCCGCACGTCAACCCCATTCGCGCAACGCTACCGCCACGACCGCGCGCGCGCCCGTCAAGATCGGCTCCATCGTCGGTGGCCTCGCGGGCAACCTGATCGAGTGGTACGACTTTCTCGCTTACAGCATCTTCTCGATCTATTTCGCGAAGGCCTTTTTCCCCGGCGACAACCCGACCGTCCAGCTGATGAACACGGCAGCCATTGCGGCGGTCGGTTATGTGGCGCGTCCGTTGGGCAGTTGGCTCATCGGCCTGTACGCCGACCGTCGCGGCCGTAAGGCGGCCCTCACGGGCTCGGTGCTGGCGATGAGCGTCGGCTCCATGATGATCGCGCTCACGCCCGGCTACGCGACCATCGGCATCTTCGCGCCTATCGTGCTGATCGCGGCACGCTTGCTGCAAGGTCTGTCGATGGGGGGCGAGTACGGCACCAGCGCGACGTATCTGAGCGAAGTGGCACCGGAGAACCGCAAAGGCTTCTTCCTCGGCTTCCTGCAAGTGAGCGTGGTGGCGGGACAACTCGTTGCACTGGGGCTCATGCTGGTGATGCAGCGCTGGTTGCTGACGGCTGAGCAGATCGAACACTGGGGATGGCGTATTCCGTTCGTGCTGGGCGGCGTGCTGGCGCTGTTCGCGTTGTACATGCGTCGCAACGTGACGGAGAGCGAGGCGTTCGTCGACAGCGCGAAGAAGCGCGAGACGTCGATTGCACGCGAGGTGTTCGCGCACTGGCGTCAGATTCTGCTCGCCATCGGCATCACGATCGGTGGCACGGTCGCGTTCTACACGTTCACCGTCTACATGCAGAAGTTTCTGGTGAACTCGGTCGGCCTCACGAAAGAGACGTCGACGTTCGTCTCCACGCTCGCCCTGCTGCTTTACATGCCGCTGCAACCGCTGTTCGGGCTGCTGTCGGACGTGATCGGCCGTCGCAAGGTGCTGATGATCTTCGGCGTGAGCACCACGCTCTTCTCCGTGCCGCTTTTCACGGCGCTTAGCCACACGAAAGACCCGCTGGTGGCGTTTGCACTGTCGTTCGCCGGTCTCGTGATGCTCTCGGGCTTTACGTCGGTGCACATGCTGGCGAAAACGGAGCTGTTCCCACCGCGTATTCGCGCGCTCGCCGTGGGCTTCCCGTATGCGCTGACAACGGCGATTCTCGGCGGCACGACGGAGTTCGTGGCGCTGCGCTTCAAGGCGAGCGGTCACGAGTCGTATTTCTACTGGTACGTGACGATCTGCGCGGCGATTTCGCTCGTCGTCTATCTCAAGATGCCGGAGACGCGCGGGCGCAAGTTCGACTGA
- a CDS encoding isocitrate lyase/PEP mutase family protein — MTTATAQRRAEFRRKVEARQGLLVPGAFNALSARVIEDAGFEAIYLTGAGVTNMSLGLPDLAFVGLAEMAEHTARVRDAVSLPIIVDADTGFGNALNVRHTVRVLERSGADAIQFEDQVLPKKCGHFNGKAVISADEMVGKLRAAVDAREDGNLQIIARTDAAAVEGIEAAIERGRRFIEAGADILFIEATETLADIERLPALFDRPQLINIVIGGKTPTQSQPRLAELGYGIVLYANAALQSAVLGMQKALGTLRDSGRLDEDPSLVVPFAERQRLVNKPFYDALDKKYAAD; from the coding sequence ATGACCACCGCGACTGCACAACGCCGCGCCGAATTCCGCCGAAAGGTCGAGGCCCGCCAGGGGCTGCTCGTGCCCGGCGCTTTCAACGCCCTCTCGGCACGCGTCATCGAAGACGCTGGTTTCGAGGCGATTTATCTGACCGGCGCGGGCGTCACCAACATGTCGCTCGGTCTGCCCGATCTGGCGTTCGTCGGACTGGCCGAGATGGCCGAACACACGGCGCGTGTGCGCGACGCCGTGTCGCTGCCGATCATCGTCGACGCCGACACCGGGTTCGGCAACGCACTGAACGTGCGTCACACGGTGCGCGTGCTGGAGCGCAGCGGCGCGGACGCCATCCAGTTCGAAGATCAGGTGCTGCCCAAGAAGTGCGGCCATTTCAACGGCAAGGCCGTGATCTCCGCCGACGAGATGGTGGGCAAGCTTCGCGCCGCCGTCGATGCCCGCGAAGACGGCAACCTGCAAATCATCGCCCGCACCGACGCGGCTGCCGTCGAAGGGATCGAAGCGGCTATCGAGCGCGGCCGCCGTTTCATCGAAGCCGGTGCCGACATCCTCTTCATCGAAGCGACGGAGACGCTGGCCGACATCGAACGTCTGCCCGCACTGTTCGATCGTCCGCAACTGATCAACATCGTCATCGGCGGAAAGACGCCGACGCAATCGCAGCCGCGTCTGGCCGAACTGGGCTACGGCATCGTGTTGTACGCGAACGCCGCGCTGCAAAGCGCCGTACTTGGTATGCAAAAAGCGCTCGGCACGCTGCGCGACAGCGGGCGTCTGGACGAAGACCCGTCGCTGGTGGTGCCGTTCGCAGAGCGCCAGCGTCTGGTGAACAAGCCGTTCTACGACGCCCTCGACAAAAAGTACGCCGCCGACTGA